The Nocardioides humi genome includes a region encoding these proteins:
- a CDS encoding lipopolysaccharide biosynthesis protein: protein MTDERGHLRAVARGSAATLAGAVLSTVAGFGLVLVVTRSVPPDAAGRFFAASAVFLVALAAAGLGTDTGLARFVLRDDRPDAVRALVRIAAVPVLLTACGLALALAVWWPDTRGLVWALPLAAGSDLCLAALRAHARFRDTVLVDRIVRPGMQIVLVVGVIAAGIPAGIAAAWAAGYVVSALLALRSLRRLLGRRPRSGTAAATEAVGAREYWTFTWPRAVARIAQVGVQRLDIVLVAVLLSPGEAALYTVATRFVVFGQLANQAVSSVVQPRFTLILAGPADTAPALVTRVFGVSTCWSMLLAWPVYLAVAAAPMAYLGWFGASYTTGEAATVALVMAAGMLVAVASGPVDTLLLMIGRSGRSLVNTLVALALDLVLCLVLVPRIGIAGAAVAWVVAVVVRCVLAIVQLRADIGLAPAMGELLLAAALPVACIGVPVALLAVVVGLSPLGWLLACAGSGIGYGVVVWRLRIRLSVDVFTAGLRSRRRMAVAA from the coding sequence GTGACCGACGAGCGCGGACACCTGCGCGCGGTCGCACGGGGGAGCGCCGCCACCCTGGCCGGAGCGGTGCTGAGCACCGTGGCCGGGTTCGGTCTGGTGCTCGTGGTGACCCGCAGCGTGCCCCCGGACGCGGCGGGCCGCTTCTTCGCGGCCTCCGCGGTCTTCCTGGTCGCGCTCGCGGCCGCCGGGCTGGGCACCGACACCGGGCTGGCCCGGTTCGTGCTGCGCGACGACCGGCCCGACGCCGTACGGGCCCTCGTGCGGATCGCGGCCGTGCCCGTGCTGCTGACCGCCTGCGGCCTGGCCCTCGCCCTCGCGGTGTGGTGGCCGGACACCCGCGGCCTGGTGTGGGCGCTGCCCCTGGCCGCCGGCTCGGACCTGTGCCTGGCCGCACTCCGCGCGCACGCCCGCTTCCGGGACACCGTGCTCGTCGACCGGATCGTGCGCCCCGGGATGCAGATCGTGCTGGTCGTGGGGGTGATCGCCGCCGGCATCCCGGCGGGCATCGCCGCGGCGTGGGCGGCCGGGTACGTCGTCAGCGCGCTGCTCGCGCTCCGCTCGCTGCGCCGGCTCCTCGGGCGCCGGCCCCGGTCCGGGACCGCCGCCGCCACGGAGGCGGTCGGCGCCCGGGAGTACTGGACCTTCACCTGGCCTCGTGCCGTCGCCCGGATCGCCCAGGTCGGCGTGCAGCGGCTCGACATCGTGCTCGTCGCCGTCCTGCTGTCCCCGGGGGAGGCGGCGCTCTACACGGTCGCGACCCGGTTCGTCGTGTTCGGGCAGCTGGCCAACCAGGCGGTGTCCTCGGTGGTGCAGCCGCGGTTCACCCTGATCCTGGCCGGCCCGGCGGACACCGCACCGGCGCTGGTCACCCGGGTCTTCGGGGTGAGCACGTGCTGGAGCATGCTGCTGGCCTGGCCGGTCTACCTCGCGGTCGCCGCCGCCCCGATGGCCTATCTCGGCTGGTTCGGGGCGTCGTACACGACCGGGGAGGCCGCCACCGTCGCCCTCGTCATGGCCGCCGGGATGCTCGTCGCCGTCGCGTCCGGGCCGGTCGACACGCTGCTGCTGATGATCGGCCGCAGCGGCCGGAGCCTGGTCAACACCCTGGTCGCGCTGGCGCTCGACCTCGTGCTGTGCCTGGTGCTGGTCCCGCGGATCGGCATCGCCGGCGCCGCCGTGGCCTGGGTGGTCGCCGTGGTGGTGCGCTGCGTCCTCGCCATCGTCCAGCTGCGCGCCGACATCGGGCTCGCGCCCGCGATGGGCGAGCTGCTGCTCGCCGCGGCGCTTCCGGTGGCGTGCATCGGCGTCCCGGTCGCGCTGCTCGCCGTCGTCGTCGGGCTCTCGCCGCTCGGCTGGCTGCTGGCCTGCGCCGGCTCCGGGATCGGGTACGGCGTCGTGGTGTGGCGGCTGCGCATCCGGCTCTCCGTCGACGTCTTCACCGCCGGGCTGCGGTCGCGGCGGCGGATGGCGGTGGCGGCATGA
- a CDS encoding sulfotransferase family protein produces the protein MIRRLAGRLRRRLPRPLRRTARAVLLAWGWLTADLRQEPGIVVVGAQRAGTTTLFRLLSEHPALCRPTVDKGTGYFDDGYRHGRRWYRAHFPLRSSARGRVAFECSGYYLFHPLAAERIARDLPGCQVVVMVRDPVARAHSAHRHETARGFDTLPFADAVAQEAERTAGLTDLLAGSPGATSFAHRHHAYLQRGEYASQVQRYVDALGRGRVHVVDADALFADPVSGYVELQRRLGLPLHRPAEVGRWNERPGAPLPPDLEAALRRHFDRSDAALAEYLGRAPTWREESLS, from the coding sequence ATGATCCGCCGGCTGGCCGGCCGCCTGCGCCGCCGGCTGCCGCGCCCGCTGCGTCGTACCGCACGGGCGGTGCTGCTCGCCTGGGGCTGGCTCACCGCGGACCTGCGCCAGGAGCCGGGGATCGTCGTCGTCGGCGCGCAGCGCGCCGGCACCACGACGCTGTTCCGGCTGCTCAGCGAGCACCCCGCGCTGTGCCGGCCGACGGTCGACAAGGGGACCGGCTACTTCGACGACGGCTACCGGCACGGCCGGCGCTGGTACCGCGCGCACTTCCCGCTGCGCTCGAGCGCCCGGGGGAGGGTGGCGTTCGAGTGCAGCGGCTACTACCTCTTCCACCCGCTCGCCGCCGAGCGGATCGCCCGCGACCTGCCCGGCTGCCAGGTCGTCGTCATGGTGCGCGACCCGGTCGCCCGCGCCCACTCCGCCCACCGGCACGAGACGGCGCGTGGCTTCGACACGCTGCCCTTCGCCGACGCCGTCGCGCAGGAGGCGGAGCGCACCGCCGGGCTGACGGACCTGCTCGCCGGCTCCCCGGGCGCGACCAGCTTCGCCCACCGCCACCACGCCTACCTCCAGCGCGGGGAGTACGCGTCGCAGGTGCAGCGGTACGTCGACGCCCTCGGCCGGGGCCGTGTGCACGTCGTCGACGCCGACGCCCTCTTCGCCGACCCGGTCTCCGGGTACGTCGAGCTGCAGCGCCGGCTCGGCCTGCCCCTGCACCGGCCCGCCGAGGTCGGGCGCTGGAACGAGCGACCCGGCGCCCCGCTCCCCCCTGACCTGGAGGCCGCCCTGCGCCGCCACTTCGACCGATCCGACGCGGCCCTCGCCGAGTACCTCGGCAGGGCGCCCACCTGGCGAGAGGAATCCCTATCGTGA
- a CDS encoding ParB N-terminal domain-containing protein, translated as MTTLLNAPARHRLARLTRWHPGLREVPVGQLLLGGQNGMTAAQFATALGDPLWPSRRVADGPHAALLALGGTGAEPTDEEILASSYARMGRVCIRHTGRYFGATDDAGILAQARRFLDDADHAEAPAEDLHSPPGQPVLAVPVADSHCYQVVDGHHRVAAAAAAGETTVPVRVRRGAVSTPLQDLLRKMSWLHGGRELYQPVDAPELDAHWPTVRCCTDRLEAMDAFLRRVIGPTLSGSYLDVASCYGWFVAQMAERGLDAEGMERDPLGATLGRLVYGLDPERIRIGDAVGLLRGTRETWDVVSCFSLLHHFVLGRGSCDEVELVRLLDRATGRVLFLDTGQEHERWFRSSLRGWNPDHIRRFLLENTTFSQVLDLGPDRDAVGPYADNYGRHLFACVR; from the coding sequence GTGACCACCCTGCTCAACGCCCCCGCCCGCCATCGCCTGGCGCGGCTCACCCGCTGGCATCCCGGCCTGCGCGAGGTCCCCGTCGGCCAGCTGCTCCTGGGCGGGCAGAACGGGATGACCGCCGCGCAGTTCGCGACGGCGCTGGGCGACCCGCTGTGGCCCTCGCGCCGGGTGGCGGACGGCCCGCACGCCGCCCTGCTCGCCCTCGGCGGGACGGGCGCGGAGCCGACGGACGAGGAGATCCTCGCGTCGTCGTACGCCCGGATGGGGCGGGTGTGCATCCGGCACACCGGCCGGTACTTCGGCGCCACCGATGATGCGGGGATCCTCGCGCAGGCGCGGCGGTTCCTCGACGACGCCGACCACGCCGAGGCGCCCGCCGAGGACCTGCACTCCCCGCCGGGACAGCCGGTGCTCGCCGTGCCGGTGGCGGACTCGCACTGCTACCAGGTCGTCGACGGCCACCACCGGGTCGCCGCGGCGGCGGCCGCGGGGGAGACGACGGTGCCGGTGCGGGTACGACGCGGCGCGGTCAGCACGCCGCTGCAGGACCTGCTGCGGAAGATGTCGTGGCTCCACGGCGGCCGCGAGCTCTACCAGCCCGTCGACGCGCCCGAGCTCGACGCGCACTGGCCGACCGTGCGCTGCTGCACCGACCGGCTCGAGGCCATGGACGCCTTCCTGCGCCGGGTCATCGGGCCCACGCTGTCGGGGAGCTATCTGGACGTGGCCAGCTGCTACGGCTGGTTCGTCGCCCAGATGGCCGAGCGCGGGCTCGACGCGGAGGGCATGGAGCGTGACCCGCTGGGCGCCACGCTCGGGCGCCTCGTCTACGGGCTCGACCCGGAGCGGATCCGGATCGGCGACGCGGTCGGCCTGCTGCGGGGCACCCGCGAGACGTGGGACGTCGTGTCCTGCTTCAGCCTGCTCCACCACTTCGTGCTCGGCCGCGGCAGCTGCGACGAGGTCGAGCTGGTGCGGCTGCTGGACCGGGCGACCGGGCGGGTCCTGTTCCTCGACACCGGGCAGGAGCACGAGCGCTGGTTCCGCTCCTCGCTGCGCGGCTGGAACCCGGACCACATCCGCCGGTTCCTGCTCGAGAACACCACCTTCTCCCAGGTGCTCGACCTCGGACCCGACCGGGACGCCGTCGGGCCCTACGCCGACAACTACGGCCGCCACCTGTTCGCGTGCGTCCGATGA